The nucleotide sequence TTGATTTTTAATGCAAGTAGCTGGTATAACCATTGACAGTCAAGTTGACACATATATGTAATTTTGTACTTGCTCTTTCTATTTTACACAGTGTTTTGTAAAAAAGTGCATAATAGTATTGTGGCATATGTTTCATAACATCTGTTTTTACAGGTGTAAAATGATAACGAAGTATTGAAAACCTCATAGATACAATGTCAGACAacgatttgtttcaaatttatggGATTGATCGTCCTGGAAGAATAATAAGTATAAGATATTCTCGTATAACTGAGCCTAATATGCATAGTCTTCGAAATATAGGAGTAACTATAAGAAGGCATCTTTCTAATATGAGACAAGAAAGACAAGCTAACACATCAAATAATGGTAAAAATTGTCAATGTTTACGTTCTTGTTGATGGATTTGTTCGTAATCCATGGTAATGTAATCTGCATTTATAGTGTATATACTACACTATATAATGTGTGAAGTATAAATGCTTGTTATAGATACTTTTATTGGCTATTTTGAACAAAAATATCAatgattaatataaaaatataacacTATAGTATTAAAAATACTAATATTTTAATTGTGTTTTttgataaaatagaaatattaatttatttaataaaacttTTAATTTAACAAAAACACAATTTATTGTCAATAGAAGTAACCAATGCTCAAGTTGAAGAGGTTGTGGCCAATGAAGAACCATTGCCTGAACTTGTGGAGACTGCACAATCAACGAGTGACGTAACTGATGGAGCATCTTCTCCTAGTCAACCAGAAGTTAGTTCACCGGCAGTAAATTCAGAAGATGAGTACGTATAGTGttctatataaattttttatttaatatgagACACTAAACTTAAATACATGTACATTGcacaaataatttttattcaatatagCAGGAGATACTGTTGGGTGTGTTTTGCCACAGACGAAGATGACGCGACTGCATCATGGGTAAAACCATGTCATTGTCGTGGTACAACTAAATGGGTTCATCAGGGTTGTATACAAAGATGGGTAGATGAAAAACAGAAAGGACGTGCAGGCGCTAATGTAGCATGTCCGCAGTGCAACACagaatatattattgtatatccAAATATGGGTTTGTTATCATttcttaattcttttatttattgtttaataatttaattaaagtggtatttataatatatgtgTCGAAAATATTCCAGGACCGTTGGTAGTAGTATTGGACAACATTGATGGTGTAATTTTCCGAATTTGTCCATACATAGCAGCTAGTATAGTTGTTGCATCTATGTATTGGACGGCTGTGACATATGGAGCAGTAACTGTAATGCAAGTAGTTGGGTATAAAGATGGTTTAGCAATGATGGAACAAGCTGATCCTTTAGTGTTATTAGTTGGTTTGCCAACGATTCCAATACTGCTAGTATTGGGTAAAATGCTAAGATGGGAAGATCAGGCTCTCAGCCTTTTCCGACGACACGCATGTAAGGTTCCTATTCTGAGGTATTTTTTACCCAATAGGTATGTACAAACATAAACATAAAGAGCTTCAATCCGTAATACATACATTAAgttaatatatgtatttattatatcagTTATTCTAGTGATGACAGAGCTCAGTTTGAAGATATGCCACCCATGAGTGATCCAATATCAGCAACACGTATTCTTTGTGGTGCGCTTTTACTACCCAGTATTGCCAGTATATGTGGCAAAATATTCTTCGAAAGTATACACTCCAACTTTCAAAGAACGTTGCTCGtatgtattaaatatatatttacagttaataaAATTTCAATTAGTTAATAAAAATCTTGTATGGCTTTTTATAGGGTGGTATAGCATTTATAACAATAAAAGGCGCGTTCAAAATATATCATAAACAACAACAGTATGTGAGACAATGCCAACGTCGTATAATGGACTACACAGATGACAATATCGCATTATACAGAAGACAACAAAATTCCGATACTAATCAAACAAGTTAAATATAAAAGTCTGTATACTATTCTAAAAACGCTTCCTCAGATTTAGGGGAACTAAACTTCTTAGTGTACTTTTATCATAAAAACAAATGTCCAATGTATAACTTTTATGTAACAATGTAAGTTTATGGGTACTATGATCAGATTTAACAAATACGtaagacatatatatatataagaatggGAAATTgtcattatatacataattctaattagtaaattattataatatatgtctGGCATGAAAcaattaattgtaagaaatgttATACCTTTTAAACGTGTTAGTAGGACAACAATAATGTCTGTTCAACCTTCCTTGAATAGTAAATAAGTATAAATTGATCTATGCTGATAATGATTTTTTAGTGCAATTCTATTTCTTTGTTGCTCCAAACTTAACTCTTTCGCTGCGACATTTTATGTAATTAAGGGTGTTTATGGTTAACAGCAAAAAGATTGATAACAGAAAATGTCGGAAGTATTGTTTACTATATTAAAACTTTAATTTATTAGTAAGGAAATTGTATGTTTTCTGAAATTTGGGGTGCCCATATATCCTTTGTGCCAAAAGATACCTAAACCTACGATATACTATTTTGCCAGGTATGAGGAAGACAGAACAAGTTTtggattattaattaattaataatcattaattaattaataattaataattattacgaaTAAGTTTTGGAATAGAtatcaaattatatattatatatccaataaaaattgtataaggaGAGCATTATTTATGTAAGTGTTTTACTTGCTATAGATACAAAAGGAATTAGTAAAGattatttcaaatcaataaactGTCATTTGCGTAGTCATAGATAAATACAATATTACtgtgaatatcaataaatttacTTCAATTTGTTATCTACAATtaaaatttggaaaaataattcacttaatgaaaaaaattactgtacaatataTAAAATCAGATACCAAAAAGGAAgttttttaaaaagaattttatagtatacaaatatatttattcacatATTATTTCTTTAGTTATGTAAGTTTTGAACAAAGTAAGTACaacatttatttgaaaaatacttTGCTTCATTATTTTTAAACATAAGTATTGTTGTTTTTCACAAGTACCACACAGATAgttaaatttaaaaagattataatttttacattatacaAAGAGACATACATATCTTACTATACATAAAACATCTACCTTTATACAAACAGAATTTTTGTTTCTATTCTATAACTAGCTTTAACTTGTTATCACGCTTTACACATCAATTATATGTACTATAATACattctttgtttttttttcttattgttAGTCACATGTGCCAAGGAAATAGTAAATTTAAAATTATGATTTATtcataacatttttaataactGCCAAACCAATGAAAATACAAAGCAAAATGCATGTgatttataaaaagagaaaacaatttttGGAACGTTATAAAGTAttagcaataataaataaaactgaATGCAATATTACAAAATACAATGTAACTGATATTGTATGAAACTTATGTTTTTCTTTTAACTTATAACAGGCtacttatattataaataaacagTAAGAATATATATTTGATCAGGAATCAAATGATCATAAAAGCTTATGGTACACTTAAAATTATTCTTCAATTGTAAATTAATGCTGTAAAATGTACATTTCTTTAACAAATTGAACATAGAACGTGCTTTGATGTTTCACGTCACATTAAAGGTGGCCCTGTATATTTAAGACTTTCAGAATCAAAGTTTGGTGGTCCTTCAAATGCTAATAATTTGACTTCTTCGACAATATCTGGTAAATCCATGCATGACGTAGAACTAATAGTTTTGAAGTATGTGCATGGTCTTGGACCATTTCCAGAATCATCTTCATCATAAGGTGGACTAAGTATATCTAAGAATGCAGCAGGACCTTCGATGCATGAGATTTCATGCAAATTTTTATCCCGAGGTGTAAGAACACAAGCAGGTGAATTATTGTGTAAAGATATTGGTCGGTGTCTAAATGCATCTATTTCTTTATTTGATTTGATTATGTGATCATCATTTGTCTTCAAGGTATAACTGTTCACTTGAACTGCACCACTAATTACCTATACATACATTATAATTAAAAGCTACGTTAGCTTACTTAACATATGTTTATATACattagtatttgaagaaaaactatATTTAATTTACATACCTTCAAGAAGCCATGCATTCCAGGATGATCATGCATAGGCATTGTGACTCCATGtttcaatataaaaattgaaatagtcaaatctttattttcaaatatatcAATAACACACATTGGTGCCGATTGTATTTGTATAAAATCAAGAACTTGTTTGTTTAAATTGACATCCTCGGCTGTAATTTTATTCATTAAATTCCACAATTTATCAAAATTCTTTTGGCAAAGTTTGAATCCGACATTTCTTCGTCCATCAAATGTTTTTAATGCTTGTTTCCATAAAATTTCGATTGCCGATGCCATGTTCATCAAGATTACACCACTATTCTTCTAAATTTACCTTGTAAAAACCACAGTGCTatgtaaataatttattcgtcAAATACTTTTAAAAACTGATAACTAAAACGTAGTACACgaatatatttttaaagaaataacgCAACGTAACtttgattattataatatagaatttttagattaacacgataaatcgaaattatttgtaattacaattatataaagAGTTTTAATAAGTACCGTCAGATGATTATACACAAATATCATTCACATTCAATATTTTCCACAAAAACTTCATTGAACAAGTATctagaaattaataaaattgtcaGATTTAGAGGTTAAACAAGATGTTAAACTTCGTTGTTGTTATGCATAATAATTTAAGAAGttatattacaatttttaaataacaaaaaATGTTACTGATATCTATTCCAGTCTTTTATGTAGTTAATGTTGGTCCTTGCTGATACCTTGCACTTAATATGTACGTGACTACTCCATGCTAAATGATGCTAAACATGGCTGTGTGATTTGATATCAACACAAGTCATGATATGTATGTAAACATAAACAAAAACTTCTCTGTTTAAAAGTAATGTTACAATTTAACTTGTTATAAGTAAACGTTATATATTTTATGACAATATGTCTCTGTATTAGaaaaaatttttaaagaaaaatacatagatcttattatgtattattaaaataaataatttacaaaATTCAACATACATATTGTTATAAATGCTCAACAGTGCGTATATGTctatacaatatacatatatatgctaTTCAATAAACTATAAATGCTGTTcaatattatacatttatttatgtacAATACTCATGTATGCATGCATGCATATGTACGTACGTATACATGTGTGTTGTACtttttatttatacaaaaaagGCCTCACCATAGTAAGCCAAGACGGGGACAACCGGCTTAGAAATATGAAACAGGTAGAGAAACTGCTTCTCCCCCGATTGGTTGACGCTTCACAGTTAAACAGTGCTGCCCTCACAGTCTTAAGCAAGGAGAGGAAGTGGCGAATGAGCAAGAGAGCATGACATCACGCaacacaagcgaaacaagttacACCGACGACCAATGTAGCTTGTCTCACTTTACCATGCTTGCGCTCTCACTCTATTCGCGCATCTGTTTGCATGGCgctccatctgaaacacatgGCGCGATATTCGCGCTTTTCGTCTCGTAGGATTCCCGACCACACAGTCCAGCGTATTTGCGAACGTCTTGAAACAGCAatcgtttttacaattattaaaattttcgaaaatccgTAAGCTACATTTTATGTAATGATTTCTACTTTATGAAtctacaaaattttgttaattcagCCATACAAGTACTTGTTAACTGGAACGGCTAGCAATCGATATTCTATTATACAAGAAGGAGTTTCGAAAGCAACGAataatttctcaattttataccATTTCATAAATTAGGAAGTATTATCTAAGATGTAACTTAtgggttttcgaaaattttaataactgtAGAAATGGTCGCCGTGTTAAAACGTTCGTAAATACGTTAGACTGTGTGGTCGAGAATTCTATTAGGCGAAAAGTATAAGTCAAATATCGCGCCGCGTATTTCAGATGGAGTGCCAAGGATACGGATGCGCGAAAAGAGTGAGACCGTAAATGCGGTAAAGTGAGACGGCTAGGTCCCTCGTCCGTGTAGCATTCACACATGGAGACCATTGGTTTCGTTCGGTCTCTCTCGATCATCTCCGTTCTCCTTCTAAAGCAACTGCGCAGACTTGGATGCGCATTAAAATGGTGGGGATATAAATGCTTACTACGGTGAAGCAGAATTGCTTACTATGATGAGGCCACTTTCCTACTTTCCTACCTATGTTGCCATGTTCTATGGCGCATTTGACTGTTTGCCTTggttctaaaataatttataatttttttagatTGTAATACTAAAAAGTGCAATGcatgataataatatagattaataatattatgaaaatgtTCCTAAATTACAGATCACATACGCATATGTATATAGCAGAGGtattacatatgtatatgcatTACTTTTTTCAGTCTGAATGTATTGGTTCTGTGAATTTAGATTAATGTTTCAAGAAATAGGGTGCCCTCTGCCGCAAATGTCGGTAATTTAGTACTGTTGAGTGCTGTTGAGTACTGTTTAGTACTGAGATGAgctttatatgtatttatttactaCCCGAAGCAAACTTTCCTGGTGTATAATTTATTAGTGGAAAgtttatcaattttttcataTTATAATCACTGATTACTCTGCTAAggtaagaaaattagaaacatcCTAATACCCTTAACTCGTAAGTCACACAACATTTGTAAAAGGTATTATGTTAAACAATATTTAGATGTTTGCATTCGGTCTTACTAATACTTTAAGAatgtgaataaataaattttatctagttttgatttttgtttcaatattctttatttatttcttgcTTTGGGACCTCATTTGC is from Megalopta genalis isolate 19385.01 chromosome 4, iyMegGena1_principal, whole genome shotgun sequence and encodes:
- the LOC117218440 gene encoding E3 ubiquitin-protein ligase MARCHF5 isoform X1; this encodes MSDNDLFQIYGIDRPGRIISIRYSRITEPNMHSLRNIGVTIRRHLSNMRQERQANTSNNEVTNAQVEEVVANEEPLPELVETAQSTSDVTDGASSPSQPEVSSPAVNSEDDRRYCWVCFATDEDDATASWVKPCHCRGTTKWVHQGCIQRWVDEKQKGRAGANVACPQCNTEYIIVYPNMGPLVVVLDNIDGVIFRICPYIAASIVVASMYWTAVTYGAVTVMQVVGYKDGLAMMEQADPLVLLVGLPTIPILLVLGKMLRWEDQALSLFRRHACKVPILRYFLPNSYSSDDRAQFEDMPPMSDPISATRILCGALLLPSIASICGKIFFESIHSNFQRTLLGGIAFITIKGAFKIYHKQQQYVRQCQRRIMDYTDDNIALYRRQQNSDTNQTS
- the LOC117218440 gene encoding E3 ubiquitin-protein ligase MARCHF5 isoform X5 encodes the protein MCNSELHMNVTSEVTNAQVEEVVANEEPLPELVETAQSTSDVTDGASSPSQPEVSSPAVNSEDDRRYCWVCFATDEDDATASWVKPCHCRGTTKWVHQGCIQRWVDEKQKGRAGANVACPQCNTEYIIVYPNMGPLVVVLDNIDGVIFRICPYIAASIVVASMYWTAVTYGAVTVMQVVGYKDGLAMMEQADPLVLLVGLPTIPILLVLGKMLRWEDQALSLFRRHACKVPILRYFLPNSYSSDDRAQFEDMPPMSDPISATRILCGALLLPSIASICGKIFFESIHSNFQRTLLGGIAFITIKGAFKIYHKQQQYVRQCQRRIMDYTDDNIALYRRQQNSDTNQTS
- the LOC117218440 gene encoding E3 ubiquitin-protein ligase MARCHF5 isoform X3, translated to MSDNDLFQIYGIDRPGRIISIRYSRITEPNMHSLRNIGVTIRRHLSNMRQERQANTSNNEVTNAQVEEVVANEEPLPELVETAQSTSDVTDGASSPSQPEVSSPAVNSEDDRRYCWVCFATDEDDATASWVKPCHCRGTTKWVHQGCIQRWVDEKQKGRAGANVACPQCNTEYIIVYPNMGPLVVVLDNIDGVIFRICPYIAASIVVASMYWTAVTYGAVTVMQVVGYKDGLAMMEQADPLVLLVGLPTIPILLVLGKMLRWEDQALSLFRRHACKVPILRYFLPNSDDRAQFEDMPPMSDPISATRILCGALLLPSIASICGKIFFESIHSNFQRTLLGGIAFITIKGAFKIYHKQQQYVRQCQRRIMDYTDDNIALYRRQQNSDTNQTS
- the LOC117218440 gene encoding E3 ubiquitin-protein ligase MARCHF5 isoform X4, with amino-acid sequence MSDNDLFQIYGIDRPGRIIKVTNAQVEEVVANEEPLPELVETAQSTSDVTDGASSPSQPEVSSPAVNSEDDRRYCWVCFATDEDDATASWVKPCHCRGTTKWVHQGCIQRWVDEKQKGRAGANVACPQCNTEYIIVYPNMGPLVVVLDNIDGVIFRICPYIAASIVVASMYWTAVTYGAVTVMQVVGYKDGLAMMEQADPLVLLVGLPTIPILLVLGKMLRWEDQALSLFRRHACKVPILRYFLPNSYSSDDRAQFEDMPPMSDPISATRILCGALLLPSIASICGKIFFESIHSNFQRTLLGGIAFITIKGAFKIYHKQQQYVRQCQRRIMDYTDDNIALYRRQQNSDTNQTS
- the LOC117218440 gene encoding E3 ubiquitin-protein ligase MARCHF5 isoform X2 — translated: MSDNDLFQIYGIDRPGRIISIRYSRITEPNMHSLRNIGVTIRRHLSNMRQERQANTSNNEVTNAQVEEVVANEEPLPELVETAQSTSDVTDGASSPSQPEVSSPAVNSEDERYCWVCFATDEDDATASWVKPCHCRGTTKWVHQGCIQRWVDEKQKGRAGANVACPQCNTEYIIVYPNMGPLVVVLDNIDGVIFRICPYIAASIVVASMYWTAVTYGAVTVMQVVGYKDGLAMMEQADPLVLLVGLPTIPILLVLGKMLRWEDQALSLFRRHACKVPILRYFLPNSYSSDDRAQFEDMPPMSDPISATRILCGALLLPSIASICGKIFFESIHSNFQRTLLGGIAFITIKGAFKIYHKQQQYVRQCQRRIMDYTDDNIALYRRQQNSDTNQTS
- the LOC117218416 gene encoding 2-aminoethanethiol dioxygenase, producing the protein MNMASAIEILWKQALKTFDGRRNVGFKLCQKNFDKLWNLMNKITAEDVNLNKQVLDFIQIQSAPMCVIDIFENKDLTISIFILKHGVTMPMHDHPGMHGFLKVISGAVQVNSYTLKTNDDHIIKSNKEIDAFRHRPISLHNNSPACVLTPRDKNLHEISCIEGPAAFLDILSPPYDEDDSGNGPRPCTYFKTISSTSCMDLPDIVEEVKLLAFEGPPNFDSESLKYTGPPLM